A stretch of Paenibacillus mucilaginosus 3016 DNA encodes these proteins:
- a CDS encoding YheC/YheD family protein, whose protein sequence is MIQPWQVIPSPGDGRRSVGILTARTEGLPPFDNRGFYRRLIRAGRPLGLSVFVFTPHDLPEGDDVITGYRYNEAARRWERTDCPLPALVYDRCFSLSREASALYRAALRRLQAEPGVQLLGSPLPGKWDVHRHLERDGRFTALLPRTEPLTPRALAAWLQEHGEVLLKPQAGSQGRGVLHVRRGALRAGAQPSRTGEAAEAAYSVRGRDARGREVSRGFADAAALGQWLRGFVRGRRYLLQQYLQLQTEAGAAFDVRALVQKDGSGRWQLTGTAVRQAPAGSVTANLHGGGTAAPAEAFLAGRFGAQRGAALHRELCRLAAELPEALEAGYGRFAELGIDFGVDRDGRLWLLEVNSKPGRSVFTLLGDARAAEAALLRPLQYAASLLPAAGRGAGHGMQRAAAPPAPAALAALHADALPPAAAHASLLADASPPAAAHASLLADASPPANRPGFRPSAARAPRPLPWIADRVTKPAAAVSSADD, encoded by the coding sequence ATGATCCAGCCATGGCAGGTCATCCCGTCCCCGGGCGACGGACGCCGGTCGGTCGGCATTCTCACGGCCAGGACCGAAGGACTCCCGCCCTTCGACAACCGCGGCTTCTACCGCCGGCTGATCCGTGCCGGCCGCCCCCTGGGGCTCTCCGTCTTCGTCTTCACGCCTCACGATCTGCCGGAGGGGGACGACGTCATCACCGGCTACCGCTATAACGAGGCGGCCCGGCGCTGGGAGCGGACCGACTGCCCGCTGCCCGCCCTCGTCTATGACCGCTGCTTCAGCCTCTCCCGCGAAGCGTCCGCCCTCTACCGGGCGGCGCTGCGGAGGCTGCAGGCGGAGCCGGGCGTGCAGCTGCTCGGTTCGCCGCTGCCCGGCAAATGGGACGTCCACCGCCACCTCGAGCGGGACGGACGCTTCACGGCGCTGCTGCCGCGCACAGAGCCGCTCACCCCGCGGGCCCTGGCCGCCTGGCTTCAGGAGCACGGTGAGGTGCTCCTGAAGCCGCAGGCCGGCTCGCAGGGCCGCGGCGTGCTGCACGTGCGCCGCGGCGCTCTCCGCGCTGGCGCGCAGCCCTCCCGTACGGGGGAGGCCGCCGAGGCGGCCTACTCCGTGCGGGGCCGGGATGCGCGCGGGCGCGAGGTGTCGCGCGGCTTCGCGGATGCGGCCGCGCTGGGGCAGTGGCTGCGCGGCTTCGTGCGCGGCCGGCGGTATCTGCTGCAGCAGTATCTGCAGCTGCAGACGGAAGCGGGCGCGGCGTTCGACGTGCGCGCCCTGGTGCAGAAGGACGGCAGCGGCCGCTGGCAGCTGACCGGCACCGCCGTGCGGCAGGCGCCCGCGGGCAGCGTGACGGCCAACCTGCACGGCGGGGGCACGGCCGCTCCGGCGGAGGCGTTCCTCGCCGGCCGCTTCGGCGCGCAGCGCGGTGCCGCGCTGCACCGCGAGCTGTGCCGGCTCGCCGCGGAGCTGCCGGAGGCGCTGGAAGCCGGGTACGGCCGGTTCGCCGAGCTCGGCATCGACTTCGGCGTGGACCGGGACGGACGCCTGTGGCTGCTCGAGGTGAACTCGAAGCCCGGCCGCAGCGTCTTCACGCTGCTCGGCGACGCCCGGGCCGCCGAAGCCGCCCTGCTGCGGCCGCTGCAGTACGCAGCGAGCCTGCTGCCGGCTGCCGGCCGCGGTGCCGGGCACGGCATGCAGCGCGCAGCCGCTCCACCGGCACCTGCCGCACTGGCTGCGCTGCATGCCGACGCTCTGCCGCCAGCTGCCGCGCACGCTTCGCTGCTCGCCGACGCTTCGCCGCCAGCTGCCGCGCACGCTTCGCTGCTCGCCGACGCTTCGCCGCCGGCGAACCGGCCCGGCTTCCGGCCGTCCGCAGCACGGGCTCCAAGACCGCTGCCTTGGATCGCGGACCGCGTCACAAAACCCGCCGCTGCGGTGAGCAGCGCGGATGACTAG
- a CDS encoding FAD-dependent oxidoreductase, which translates to MSKLKILIAGGGLGGLCLAQGLTKAGVDCEVYEMDPGVLQAGYRLHMNGDGGGALRACLPEPLYELYMQTSRTNPRRELAVMIDSRGVEKAVRPHIGPPNDPVRPHTAVNRRTLRQILLSGLEDRVHFGVEALRFEQDRKGVRLHLADGRVAEGDLLVGADGINSIVRRGLMPEAEPVDTGMRMIYAKSPLTPEIAASLPEVLFDGFIGATDASGAFAGIGAFIPRRPIAEAAAELAPGSVIDPVEPYMMIALSRGFAPLPLSDRELREASRERLYAMMLGLTEDWAPALRGLFERIRVSSIFPQSVRVLKPQEPWRAGRATLLGDAIHAMPPTFGAGANLALKDGAELAARLIRAEAGELTLTEAVADYEEAMRGYAYPILEMSVNPSYKTDFSKGPGGRAV; encoded by the coding sequence ATGTCCAAGCTCAAAATCCTGATCGCCGGCGGAGGTCTCGGGGGCTTATGTCTGGCCCAGGGGCTGACCAAGGCCGGGGTGGATTGTGAGGTTTATGAAATGGACCCGGGCGTCCTTCAGGCGGGCTACCGTCTGCATATGAACGGAGATGGAGGCGGCGCGCTGCGGGCCTGCCTGCCGGAGCCCCTGTATGAGCTGTACATGCAGACGTCGCGCACCAATCCGCGCCGGGAGCTGGCGGTGATGATCGACAGCCGGGGAGTGGAAAAGGCCGTCCGGCCGCACATCGGACCGCCGAACGATCCGGTACGGCCGCATACGGCCGTCAACCGCAGGACGCTCCGCCAGATTCTGCTCAGCGGCCTGGAGGACCGGGTGCACTTCGGCGTGGAAGCGCTTCGCTTCGAACAGGACAGGAAGGGTGTCCGTCTTCATCTCGCGGACGGCAGAGTGGCGGAGGGCGATCTCCTCGTGGGAGCCGACGGCATCAATTCGATCGTGCGGCGGGGGCTTATGCCGGAGGCCGAGCCGGTGGATACGGGCATGCGGATGATCTATGCCAAGTCTCCGCTGACGCCGGAGATCGCGGCCTCGCTGCCCGAGGTGCTCTTCGACGGCTTCATCGGGGCAACCGATGCGTCCGGCGCCTTCGCGGGAATCGGCGCCTTCATTCCCCGCAGGCCCATCGCGGAGGCGGCGGCCGAGCTGGCTCCGGGCAGCGTCATCGATCCGGTGGAGCCGTACATGATGATTGCGCTGAGCCGGGGCTTCGCCCCGCTGCCGTTATCGGACCGCGAGCTCCGGGAGGCATCCCGGGAACGGCTGTATGCGATGATGCTGGGCCTGACCGAGGACTGGGCTCCCGCACTCCGGGGACTGTTCGAGCGCATCCGGGTGTCTTCGATCTTCCCGCAGTCGGTCCGCGTGCTGAAGCCGCAGGAGCCTTGGCGGGCGGGGCGGGCCACGCTGCTTGGGGATGCCATCCACGCTATGCCGCCGACCTTCGGTGCCGGAGCGAATCTGGCCTTGAAGGATGGGGCGGAGCTCGCGGCGAGGCTCATTCGTGCAGAGGCGGGGGAGCTCACCCTGACGGAGGCCGTCGCGGACTATGAAGAAGCGATGCGCGGGTATGCCTACCCGATCCTCGAAATGTCGGTCAATCCGAGCTACAAGACCGATTTCTCGAAGGGACCCGGGGGCCGGGCGGTGTAA
- a CDS encoding DRTGG domain-containing protein has translation MTGQEGNWQEAATKHEQILKYIESLKIGSKISVRKIAEKLGVSEGTAYRAIKEADTLGLVATKERVGTVRVEKKLRDHMDRLTFAEVVNMVDGELLGGRGGLEKTLHKFVIGAMQQDAMLRYIDPGSLLIVGNRAKAHMCALEQGAGVLITGGFGTSEEVKELADRLELPIISSSYDTFTVASLINRAIYDRLIKKKILLIEDIVPSPMQVYVLKAHHTLRDWQRLHEETGHSRFPVVDEWNRAIGMITSKDLIGAEPGQTVDKFMTRNPVTAQPSTSVAAAAHMMVWEGIELLPIVDAGRKVTAVISRKDVLKAMQHIQRQPQHGETFEDLIWSGFSEERDRSGQILFRGTITPQMTNRLGTVSEGVLAVLMSQAAYHAVQDVKKGDLVLDNMSSYFVRPVQIDSQVELRPRIIEVSRKFGKIDVEMYHAGVLVAKAMLTAQVFDPS, from the coding sequence ATGACGGGGCAAGAGGGGAACTGGCAGGAGGCCGCCACCAAGCATGAGCAGATCCTGAAGTATATCGAGAGTCTGAAGATCGGCAGCAAGATCTCGGTCCGCAAGATAGCGGAGAAGCTTGGGGTGAGCGAAGGGACGGCCTACCGGGCGATCAAGGAGGCCGATACGCTCGGCCTTGTGGCAACGAAGGAGAGGGTCGGTACCGTGCGGGTGGAAAAAAAGCTCCGCGACCACATGGACAGGCTGACCTTCGCGGAGGTCGTCAACATGGTGGACGGGGAGCTGCTCGGCGGACGCGGGGGTCTGGAGAAGACGCTTCACAAGTTTGTCATCGGCGCGATGCAGCAGGACGCCATGCTGCGGTACATCGACCCGGGCTCCCTGCTCATTGTCGGCAACCGGGCCAAAGCGCACATGTGCGCGCTGGAGCAGGGGGCGGGCGTTCTCATTACGGGCGGCTTCGGGACGAGCGAAGAGGTGAAGGAGCTGGCGGACCGGCTGGAGCTGCCGATCATTTCTTCCTCCTATGATACGTTTACCGTAGCATCCCTGATTAACCGCGCCATCTACGACAGGCTCATCAAGAAGAAGATCCTGCTGATCGAAGATATCGTTCCGAGTCCGATGCAGGTGTACGTGCTCAAAGCCCATCACACGCTCCGCGACTGGCAGCGACTGCATGAAGAGACCGGACACAGCCGGTTTCCCGTCGTGGATGAGTGGAACCGGGCGATCGGGATGATCACCTCCAAGGACCTGATCGGCGCCGAGCCGGGGCAGACGGTCGACAAATTCATGACCCGGAATCCGGTCACGGCCCAGCCGAGTACATCGGTTGCGGCGGCCGCCCACATGATGGTGTGGGAAGGGATCGAGCTGCTGCCGATCGTTGATGCGGGGCGCAAGGTGACGGCCGTCATCTCGCGCAAGGACGTGCTGAAGGCCATGCAGCATATCCAGCGCCAGCCGCAGCACGGCGAGACGTTCGAGGACCTGATCTGGTCCGGCTTCTCGGAGGAGCGGGACCGCTCGGGACAGATTCTGTTCCGCGGGACGATCACCCCGCAGATGACCAACCGGCTCGGCACCGTGTCCGAAGGGGTGCTGGCCGTACTGATGTCGCAGGCCGCGTACCACGCGGTCCAGGACGTCAAAAAGGGCGACCTCGTGCTCGACAACATGTCCTCGTACTTCGTGAGGCCCGTGCAGATCGACTCCCAGGTCGAGCTGCGCCCGCGCATCATCGAAGTCTCCCGCAAGTTCGGCAAAATCGACGTCGAGATGTACCACGCCGGCGTGCTCGTGGCCAAAGCCATGCTGACCGCCCAGGTCTTCGACC
- a CDS encoding DeoR/GlpR family DNA-binding transcription regulator — protein MYQEERLLAILQHMRHHHRISVEEICELFQVSRDTARRDIVKLEEQGHILRTRGGAILPSLNKDVPRFDDRLEAEKAVKEDIGRAAASLLQNGDYLFMDSSTTVLQAANHLTTADHVIVTNSFDIAGVLSHRPSTTVHLLGGVVHPRHRFIYGARTLEMLRDYQVDKLLIGTSGITESGLTNPYEEEGYVMKEMMRRADQIIVLADHTKFGQRQFFRLAGLEAIDILITDREPEAPMKQALLEHDIHIIITSEGEKES, from the coding sequence ATGTACCAGGAAGAACGACTGCTGGCCATTCTGCAGCACATGCGGCACCATCACCGCATTTCGGTGGAAGAGATCTGCGAGCTGTTCCAGGTCTCACGCGACACGGCGCGGCGCGATATCGTCAAGCTGGAAGAGCAGGGACATATCCTGCGCACACGCGGAGGAGCGATTCTCCCCTCGCTGAACAAGGACGTTCCCCGGTTCGATGACCGGCTGGAGGCGGAGAAGGCCGTCAAGGAAGACATCGGGCGGGCCGCCGCCTCCCTTCTCCAGAATGGGGATTACCTCTTCATGGACTCCTCCACGACGGTGCTTCAGGCCGCCAACCACCTGACCACGGCGGATCATGTGATCGTTACGAATTCATTCGATATTGCCGGCGTCCTCTCCCACCGTCCGAGCACGACCGTGCATCTGCTCGGCGGGGTCGTGCATCCCCGTCACCGGTTCATCTACGGCGCCAGGACGCTCGAGATGCTCCGCGACTACCAGGTCGACAAGCTGCTCATCGGCACCTCCGGCATTACGGAGAGCGGACTGACGAACCCTTACGAAGAAGAAGGCTATGTGATGAAGGAAATGATGCGCAGAGCCGACCAGATTATCGTACTCGCCGACCATACCAAATTCGGGCAGCGGCAGTTTTTCCGGCTCGCCGGACTCGAAGCCATCGATATCCTGATTACCGACCGCGAGCCGGAGGCCCCGATGAAGCAGGCCCTGCTCGAGCATGACATTCATATTATTATCACGAGTGAAGGAGAGAAGGAATCATGA
- a CDS encoding HAD family hydrolase, translated as MIKLIVSDLDGTMLLHEERQARTEDIDALKEAAAAGIAVAFASGRMHPEIQAVMEIFGMRTHSISQNGAYVHTQDGQLVQSSAFDTGLIKELAGAAAGTSLLTVLAAPESYVVQEWSEAAEALKPRLMAPLVEMPDLLEKLGDELVCGKLSYMGELAELKRLQEKLLARYGEIVDAYISDIDCLDVMPRTTSKGTGLKALLAVLGLTQEEAVCFGDSFNDLPMFAATPHSFAMGSAHPDVQAKAARTVPFVADALKWVRAYNAAGAQHPDAASSV; from the coding sequence ATGATCAAACTCATTGTCAGCGACCTCGACGGAACGATGCTGCTTCACGAAGAACGCCAGGCCCGCACGGAGGACATCGACGCACTGAAAGAAGCGGCCGCAGCCGGCATTGCCGTTGCCTTCGCTTCCGGGCGCATGCATCCCGAGATCCAGGCCGTAATGGAGATCTTCGGGATGCGCACACACAGCATCTCCCAGAACGGCGCTTACGTGCATACGCAGGACGGGCAGCTTGTACAGAGCAGCGCTTTCGACACCGGCCTGATCAAGGAGCTGGCGGGAGCGGCGGCCGGCACCTCGCTGCTCACGGTGCTTGCGGCGCCGGAGAGCTACGTCGTCCAAGAATGGAGCGAAGCGGCCGAGGCCTTGAAGCCGCGGCTGATGGCCCCGCTGGTTGAGATGCCGGATCTGCTCGAGAAGCTCGGAGACGAGCTCGTCTGCGGCAAGCTGTCTTATATGGGGGAGCTCGCGGAGCTGAAAAGGCTTCAGGAAAAGCTGCTGGCCCGGTATGGAGAGATCGTCGACGCCTATATCTCCGATATCGACTGTCTGGACGTTATGCCCCGGACCACATCCAAGGGTACGGGCCTGAAGGCGCTCCTCGCTGTGCTGGGGCTGACCCAGGAAGAGGCGGTCTGCTTCGGCGATTCGTTCAACGACCTGCCGATGTTTGCGGCCACGCCGCACAGCTTCGCCATGGGCTCCGCCCACCCGGACGTGCAGGCCAAAGCCGCGCGCACCGTCCCTTTCGTCGCCGACGCCCTGAAGTGGGTGCGGGCGTACAACGCCGCCGGGGCCCAGCACCCGGACGCCGCCTCGTCGGTGTGA
- a CDS encoding YheC/YheD family protein, with product MKRTKVKIQIQSSGLSSDGSVVMLSEAVAKKWKIPFQQTLQLRFGSSRQDVRVVPLSQAGALRISGALASRWGLFKDDQLCLQYKSSSRTLVLGPLIGVMVSRVHPGSPDKMFGVNTAFCRELTDACRLYGASVFFSTPDDLQGQGDTVKGWRYTGTWERMTFPVPNVLYNRLTSRKLENLENVQQFVGHAKTRYNAVMFNEKYLNKTEVFDALRKETGLGTYLPESHLLRSFTMLKSMCAKHPTVFLKPITGSLGKGIIRVRRQPEGSYLCHFTSLNGARKQSFSTLTQLFNTIAGKVKTQKYQIQQGLNLLTVGGRPVDFRALVQRGDTGQWGITSIVARIAGSQHFVSNLARGGSLSTVKDALARSGSAAASGGLPKLRRAALSIAKGIESQVPGHFAELGIDLAIDTAGRVWLLEVNSKPSKEDNTPLDTERKIRPSVKGLVQYARFAAKF from the coding sequence ATGAAAAGAACAAAGGTAAAGATCCAAATCCAGAGCTCCGGCCTATCCTCCGACGGCTCCGTTGTGATGCTCAGTGAAGCAGTGGCCAAAAAATGGAAGATTCCCTTCCAGCAGACCCTGCAGCTGCGCTTCGGATCGAGCCGGCAGGATGTGCGAGTCGTACCTTTGTCACAGGCGGGTGCGCTGCGCATCTCGGGCGCCCTCGCTTCGAGATGGGGGCTGTTCAAGGACGATCAGCTGTGCCTCCAGTATAAATCGTCTTCCCGGACGCTTGTGCTCGGTCCGCTCATCGGGGTCATGGTCTCCCGGGTGCATCCCGGCTCCCCTGACAAAATGTTCGGTGTGAATACGGCCTTCTGCCGGGAGCTGACCGATGCCTGCAGATTATACGGGGCTTCCGTGTTCTTCAGCACGCCCGACGACCTGCAGGGCCAGGGAGATACGGTGAAAGGATGGCGCTATACGGGAACATGGGAGCGGATGACGTTCCCTGTGCCGAACGTCCTCTACAACCGCCTGACATCGCGCAAGCTGGAGAACCTGGAGAACGTGCAGCAGTTCGTGGGCCATGCCAAGACGCGGTACAACGCTGTCATGTTCAATGAGAAATACCTGAACAAAACCGAGGTGTTCGACGCCCTCCGCAAGGAGACCGGCCTGGGAACCTATCTGCCGGAGTCCCATCTGCTCCGCAGCTTCACCATGCTCAAGTCGATGTGTGCGAAGCATCCCACCGTGTTCCTGAAGCCGATCACGGGCAGTCTCGGCAAAGGCATCATCCGGGTCAGGCGGCAGCCGGAGGGCTCCTATCTCTGCCACTTCACCTCCCTGAACGGGGCCCGCAAGCAGTCATTCTCGACCCTCACCCAGCTGTTCAATACGATTGCCGGCAAGGTCAAAACCCAGAAATACCAGATCCAGCAGGGGCTGAACCTGCTGACCGTGGGCGGCCGCCCCGTCGACTTCCGGGCACTCGTGCAGCGCGGGGATACCGGGCAGTGGGGAATCACCTCCATCGTCGCCCGGATCGCCGGAAGCCAGCACTTCGTCTCGAACCTGGCGCGAGGCGGCTCGCTGTCGACGGTGAAGGACGCACTGGCCCGCAGCGGCTCCGCCGCCGCCTCCGGCGGCCTTCCGAAGCTGCGCCGGGCGGCGCTCAGCATCGCCAAGGGCATTGAGAGCCAGGTTCCGGGGCATTTTGCCGAGCTGGGCATTGACCTGGCGATCGACACCGCAGGGCGGGTGTGGCTGCTTGAGGTGAACTCCAAGCCGTCCAAGGAAGACAACACCCCGCTCGATACCGAGCGCAAGATCCGCCCGTCGGTCAAAGGGCTCGTGCAGTACGCCAGGTTCGCCGCCAAATTCTGA
- a CDS encoding TetR/AcrR family transcriptional regulator, whose protein sequence is MNPIKEDRRVRKTRRAILDALLSLTREQGLHAVTVGGITERADINRATFYAHYRDKQDLIEQAVSEVLSEWGTVEEHRWAGSGSEVDFDRLLPIFTHMFEKIGKHAEFYRIMLGPGGYPGFSENLRDVMCRLIRHGHHRVLELKGARPLVDPDIYLSYVTSAQLGVIIHWLHQETPHPPEYMAEQLMLLYRLGAVQAADYEG, encoded by the coding sequence ATGAACCCCATTAAAGAAGACCGCAGAGTCCGCAAAACCCGCCGGGCCATCCTGGACGCCCTCCTCTCCCTTACCAGGGAGCAGGGACTGCATGCCGTGACCGTCGGCGGAATCACGGAGCGGGCGGATATTAACCGGGCCACCTTTTATGCCCATTACCGGGATAAACAGGATCTCATCGAGCAGGCCGTCTCCGAGGTGCTCAGCGAATGGGGAACCGTGGAGGAACACCGCTGGGCGGGTTCGGGCAGCGAGGTCGACTTCGACAGGCTGCTGCCCATCTTCACGCATATGTTCGAGAAGATCGGCAAGCATGCGGAATTTTACCGGATCATGCTGGGACCGGGCGGATACCCCGGCTTCTCGGAGAACCTCAGGGACGTCATGTGCCGGCTGATCCGGCACGGTCATCACCGAGTGCTGGAGCTCAAGGGGGCCCGCCCTCTCGTCGATCCTGACATCTACCTCAGCTACGTCACATCCGCCCAGCTTGGCGTTATCATCCACTGGCTTCACCAGGAAACACCCCATCCGCCGGAGTATATGGCAGAGCAGCTTATGCTCTTGTACCGGCTCGGTGCGGTACAAGCTGCCGATTATGAAGGCTGA
- a CDS encoding MarR family winged helix-turn-helix transcriptional regulator, which translates to MDNKEYQLSDSLGYLLGNAYRLMSCRLGARFRERQYDVTIEQWPLLAQLWNQDGLTQAQLSALTRKDQPSVSRLVDNMIKKNLVVRVSHPEDRRKNRIHLTPKGAELQQKLIVEALANNADAIAGVSPEEYAVFRSVLERITANMKQMKEEL; encoded by the coding sequence ATGGACAACAAGGAATACCAGCTTTCCGACTCCCTCGGCTATCTCCTCGGGAACGCGTACCGACTGATGAGCTGCCGGCTGGGTGCCCGCTTCCGCGAGCGGCAGTACGATGTGACCATCGAACAGTGGCCCCTGCTCGCACAGCTGTGGAACCAGGACGGATTAACACAGGCACAGCTGTCGGCCCTGACCCGCAAGGACCAGCCCAGCGTGTCCCGTCTCGTCGACAACATGATCAAGAAGAACCTTGTGGTCCGGGTATCCCATCCCGAAGACCGGCGCAAGAACCGCATCCACCTGACCCCCAAAGGGGCGGAGCTGCAGCAGAAGCTGATTGTCGAGGCACTGGCCAACAACGCCGATGCCATTGCCGGGGTGTCTCCCGAGGAGTACGCCGTATTCCGAAGCGTGCTCGAACGCATCACTGCCAATATGAAGCAGATGAAGGAGGAACTATGA